From Pseudomonas fluorescens, one genomic window encodes:
- a CDS encoding helix-turn-helix domain-containing protein, whose translation MTEEQIGERLRRYRRAANKTLNQVASEAGLTASFLSQAERNLTGVSISSLARIAGSLGIPLNTLFDQPTQPQPDSHPGQRVRYSIGNQPLVYERLSSSFPGNLLNAMKMTMAVGYQSELISHDGAEFTYVLCGHIVYTIEGHPYPLGPGGSVHFDSTKPHSIANAGDEVAEVLVVTTMGGLLDDHPAG comes from the coding sequence ATGACTGAAGAGCAGATCGGGGAACGGCTGCGTCGCTACCGTCGCGCCGCCAACAAGACCCTGAACCAAGTCGCCTCCGAAGCAGGCCTCACCGCCAGCTTCCTGTCGCAGGCGGAGCGTAACCTCACTGGCGTGTCGATTTCCTCGTTGGCGCGCATCGCCGGCTCCCTGGGCATTCCCCTCAATACCCTGTTCGACCAGCCGACCCAGCCCCAGCCGGACTCCCACCCGGGCCAGCGGGTGCGTTACTCCATTGGCAACCAGCCGCTGGTGTACGAGCGCCTGTCCAGCAGCTTCCCGGGCAATCTGCTCAACGCGATGAAGATGACCATGGCGGTGGGTTACCAGTCCGAGCTGATCTCCCACGACGGCGCCGAATTCACCTACGTGCTCTGCGGACACATCGTCTACACCATCGAAGGCCATCCCTACCCGCTCGGCCCGGGCGGTTCGGTGCATTTCGATTCGACCAAGCCGCACTCCATTGCCAACGCTGGGGATGAGGTGGCCGAAGTGCTGGTGGTGACCACCATGGGTGGTTTGCTGGACGACCATCCCGCGGGCTGA
- a CDS encoding M24 family metallopeptidase: MTVGVGGKTAEQALAGLTNMTAGMQPIDLDEYQARIAKAQGLMREQGIAALYLNAGSNLRYFTGVKWSPSERMVGAILPAHGPLAYIAPAFEEGTIRDFREVDGVIHGWQEHENPYRLLLDIFAGLGIAADAVVGLCPSLAFFMFDGIRRLGSGFEFVDGSCVINPCRYHKSATELALMQRAKDMTLEVQKAAASILRAGISTTEVAEFIREAHRKVGAPGSTFCIVLFGEASAFPHGVKHAQVLKDGDMVLIDTGCLLHGYQSDITRSYVFGNPSERQRALWNLEKTAQQAAFDAARLGHACEAVDAAARLSLEAAGLGPDYQLPGLPHRTGHGIGLDIHEGPYLVRGDQTPLAEGMCFSNEPMICVPGEFGIRLEDHFYMTATGPRWFTQPSHSVDDPFGLQA, encoded by the coding sequence ATGACAGTGGGTGTAGGTGGCAAAACTGCGGAACAGGCGCTGGCTGGCCTGACGAACATGACTGCGGGCATGCAGCCCATTGACCTCGATGAATACCAGGCACGCATCGCCAAGGCCCAGGGCCTGATGCGCGAGCAGGGCATTGCCGCCCTCTACCTCAATGCCGGCAGCAACCTGCGCTACTTCACCGGGGTCAAGTGGAGCCCGAGCGAACGCATGGTCGGCGCGATACTGCCCGCCCATGGCCCGCTGGCCTACATCGCCCCGGCGTTTGAAGAAGGCACCATCCGCGATTTCCGCGAGGTCGACGGGGTCATCCATGGTTGGCAGGAACACGAGAACCCCTACCGCCTGCTGCTCGACATTTTCGCCGGCTTGGGCATCGCCGCCGACGCGGTGGTGGGTCTGTGTCCGTCCCTGGCGTTCTTTATGTTCGACGGCATCCGTCGCCTCGGATCAGGCTTCGAGTTCGTCGACGGGTCTTGCGTGATCAACCCGTGCCGCTATCACAAATCCGCGACGGAACTGGCGCTGATGCAGCGCGCCAAGGACATGACCCTGGAAGTGCAAAAGGCCGCCGCCAGCATCCTGCGCGCCGGCATCAGCACCACCGAGGTCGCCGAGTTCATCCGCGAGGCGCACCGCAAGGTCGGCGCCCCGGGCTCGACCTTCTGCATCGTGCTGTTCGGCGAGGCCAGCGCTTTCCCCCACGGGGTGAAACACGCGCAGGTGCTCAAGGACGGCGACATGGTGCTGATCGACACCGGCTGCCTGCTCCACGGCTACCAGTCGGATATCACCCGCAGCTACGTGTTCGGCAACCCGAGCGAGCGTCAGCGCGCCCTGTGGAACCTGGAAAAAACCGCCCAGCAGGCCGCCTTCGACGCTGCGCGCCTGGGCCACGCCTGCGAAGCAGTGGATGCCGCTGCACGCCTCAGTCTGGAGGCTGCCGGCCTCGGACCGGACTACCAACTGCCCGGCCTGCCGCACCGCACCGGCCACGGCATCGGCCTGGACATTCACGAAGGGCCGTACCTGGTGCGCGGTGACCAGACGCCGCTGGCCGAAGGCATGTGCTTCTCCAACGAGCCGATGATTTGTGTGCCGGGGGAGTTCGGCATTCGCCTGGAGGATCACTTCTACATGACCGCCACTGGCCCGCGCTGGTTTACCCAGCCGAGCCATAGCGTGGACGATCCATTCGGGTTGCAGGCCTGA
- the chrA gene encoding chromate efflux transporter, with protein sequence MLDPTCATNGQPPPQATQHSVGLYQAFLFWLKLGFISFGGPAGQISIMHQELVERRRWISEKRFLHALNYCMLLPGPEAQQLATYIGWLMHRTWGGVIAGALFVLPSLFILIGLSWIYVAFGEVPVVAGVFYGIKPAVTAIVVHAAYRIGSRALKNGRLWGMAGASFVAIFALNVPFPLIVLMAAIIGYVGGRIAPDTFVIGGGHGAAQSSYGPALIDDDTPAPEHARFSWGHLLRLLLVGAALWLLPMGLLTLSFGWDGTLTQMGWFFTKAALMTFGGAYAVLPYVYQGAVGHYGWLTPTQMIDGLALGETTPGPLIMVVAFVGFLGGYVYPMFGAQHPFLAGAVAASLVTWFTFLPSFLFILIGGPLVESTHNELKFTAPLTGITAAVVGVILNLAMFFGYHVLWPKGLSGTFDWPSALIAVAAAVALLRFKRGVIEVLFACALAGLTVHLVRG encoded by the coding sequence ATGCTTGATCCCACCTGCGCAACAAACGGACAGCCGCCACCTCAGGCGACTCAGCACTCGGTTGGCCTCTATCAAGCCTTCCTGTTCTGGCTCAAGTTGGGCTTCATCAGCTTTGGCGGGCCGGCCGGGCAGATTTCGATCATGCACCAGGAGCTGGTGGAGCGTCGGCGCTGGATCAGTGAGAAGCGCTTTCTCCACGCGCTGAACTACTGCATGTTACTGCCTGGCCCTGAGGCCCAGCAGCTTGCCACCTACATCGGCTGGCTCATGCACCGTACCTGGGGCGGGGTGATTGCTGGCGCCTTGTTCGTGTTGCCGTCGCTGTTCATCCTGATCGGGTTGTCCTGGATCTACGTCGCCTTTGGCGAAGTGCCGGTGGTTGCCGGGGTGTTCTATGGCATCAAGCCAGCGGTCACAGCGATTGTCGTTCACGCGGCCTACCGGATTGGCTCGCGAGCCCTGAAGAATGGCAGGCTGTGGGGCATGGCAGGGGCCTCGTTCGTGGCCATCTTCGCCCTCAACGTGCCGTTCCCGCTGATCGTGCTGATGGCAGCCATCATTGGTTATGTTGGCGGGCGCATCGCCCCGGACACATTTGTCATCGGTGGCGGTCATGGCGCCGCGCAGAGCAGCTATGGCCCGGCCCTGATCGATGACGACACCCCGGCGCCCGAACACGCCCGTTTCAGTTGGGGGCATCTGCTGCGTCTGCTGCTGGTCGGTGCCGCACTGTGGCTGTTGCCGATGGGGCTGCTGACGTTGTCGTTTGGCTGGGATGGCACGCTGACGCAGATGGGCTGGTTCTTCACCAAGGCCGCATTGATGACCTTTGGCGGCGCGTACGCAGTGTTGCCCTACGTCTACCAGGGTGCGGTCGGGCACTATGGCTGGCTGACGCCGACCCAGATGATCGATGGTCTGGCCCTGGGGGAAACCACCCCTGGGCCGCTGATCATGGTGGTCGCCTTCGTTGGCTTTCTCGGTGGCTATGTGTACCCGATGTTTGGAGCGCAGCACCCATTCCTCGCCGGCGCAGTCGCGGCGAGTCTGGTGACCTGGTTCACCTTCCTGCCGTCGTTCCTGTTCATCCTCATCGGTGGTCCGTTGGTGGAGTCGACCCACAATGAGCTGAAATTCACTGCACCGCTGACGGGGATTACGGCCGCAGTGGTGGGCGTGATCCTCAACCTCGCGATGTTCTTCGGCTACCACGTGCTGTGGCCCAAGGGCTTGAGCGGGACGTTTGACTGGCCTTCGGCGCTGATCGCGGTGGCAGCAGCGGTGGCGTTGTTGCGCTTCAAGCGAGGTGTGATTGAGGTGCTGTTCGCCTGCGCATTGGCCGGCCTGACAGTCCACCTGGTGCGTGGATGA
- a CDS encoding carbonic anhydrase, translated as MRDIIDGFLRFQREVYPQRVELFKQLATTQNPKALFVTCSDSRVVPELLTQREPGELFVIRNAGNIVPSYGPEPGGVSATVEYAVAVLGVEDIVICGHSDCGAMGAISRCTCLDHMPAVANWLRHSDAAKAINAAHEFDSPRAKLDGLVRENVIAQLANLRTHPSVALALEQGRMNLHGWVYDIEAGCIDALDGATRKFVSLADSPTTVAIAARNGKQM; from the coding sequence ATGCGTGACATTATTGACGGCTTTCTGCGCTTTCAGCGCGAGGTTTACCCGCAGCGGGTCGAACTGTTCAAGCAACTCGCCACGACACAAAATCCAAAGGCGTTGTTCGTCACCTGCTCGGACAGCCGGGTGGTGCCCGAGCTGCTGACGCAGCGCGAACCGGGCGAACTGTTCGTGATTCGCAACGCGGGTAACATTGTGCCGTCCTATGGTCCGGAGCCAGGCGGCGTCTCGGCCACCGTCGAATATGCCGTCGCCGTGCTCGGCGTGGAAGACATCGTGATTTGCGGTCACTCGGACTGCGGTGCCATGGGCGCGATTTCGCGCTGCACCTGTCTGGATCATATGCCGGCGGTCGCCAACTGGCTGCGCCACTCGGACGCTGCGAAAGCGATCAACGCGGCCCATGAATTCGACTCGCCTCGGGCCAAGCTCGACGGCTTGGTGCGCGAAAACGTCATCGCGCAGTTGGCGAACCTGCGCACCCATCCCTCGGTGGCACTGGCGCTGGAGCAGGGCCGCATGAATCTGCACGGCTGGGTTTACGACATCGAGGCAGGCTGCATCGATGCGCTGGATGGTGCGACACGCAAGTTCGTGTCACTGGCGGATTCGCCGACCACCGTGGCGATCGCTGCGCGTAACGGCAAACAGATGTAA
- a CDS encoding aldose 1-epimerase family protein encodes MTPLKLVVALSALSAASHAMAWDYVLLDTDKAAQNWQITSQQLGIKTDKPFSVSLRTLHGGRQEGVSIVDIDNGTMKLSVVPTRGMNVLQASVGQVRMGWDSPVKEVVNPAFIELNGRGGLGWLEGFNELVTRCGYEWVGHPGIDNGELLTLHGRAANIPANKVTLHIDEKPPYAITLRGELKEQAFKKVDFSVATELVTEPGSVTFALNDTLTNNGDYPKEYQALYHSNFSTPFLEQGARFAAPVKQVSPFNDKAKGDLPDWQTYRAPTKDYDETVYNVVPYADAKGDTLTVLHNQAGSLGVSVGFNTQTLPVFSLWKNTDTQGQGYVTGLEPGTSFSYNRRYQRPLNLVPTIGPKEHKQFRISYSLLSDKAAVDKALKQVSEIQAGRETEVRQTPLVDLTKG; translated from the coding sequence ATGACCCCGCTCAAACTCGTTGTTGCCCTCAGTGCACTGTCCGCCGCCTCCCACGCCATGGCCTGGGATTACGTTCTGCTCGACACCGACAAAGCTGCACAGAACTGGCAGATCACCAGCCAGCAACTCGGCATTAAAACCGACAAACCCTTCAGCGTGTCGCTGCGCACCTTGCACGGCGGTCGGCAGGAGGGCGTGAGCATTGTCGACATCGATAACGGCACGATGAAACTCTCGGTGGTGCCGACACGCGGCATGAACGTCTTGCAGGCCTCGGTCGGCCAGGTGCGCATGGGCTGGGATTCGCCGGTCAAGGAGGTGGTCAATCCGGCCTTCATCGAACTCAATGGCCGCGGTGGTCTGGGCTGGCTGGAAGGTTTCAATGAACTGGTGACCCGCTGCGGCTACGAATGGGTCGGCCACCCGGGTATCGACAACGGCGAACTGCTGACCCTGCACGGTCGGGCTGCCAACATTCCGGCGAACAAAGTCACCCTGCACATTGATGAAAAGCCACCGTACGCCATCACCCTGCGCGGCGAACTGAAAGAGCAGGCGTTCAAGAAAGTCGACTTCTCCGTCGCGACCGAACTGGTTACCGAACCCGGCAGCGTGACGTTCGCCCTCAACGACACGCTGACCAACAACGGCGACTATCCGAAGGAATACCAGGCGCTGTATCACAGCAACTTCAGTACCCCATTCCTCGAGCAAGGCGCTCGCTTCGCCGCGCCGGTGAAACAGGTGTCGCCGTTCAACGACAAGGCCAAGGGCGATCTGCCGGACTGGCAAACCTACCGCGCACCGACCAAGGACTACGACGAAACGGTCTACAACGTAGTGCCCTATGCCGATGCCAAGGGCGATACCTTGACCGTGCTGCACAACCAGGCCGGCAGCCTGGGCGTTTCGGTCGGCTTCAATACGCAGACACTGCCGGTGTTCTCTCTCTGGAAAAACACCGACACCCAAGGCCAGGGATATGTCACGGGGCTGGAGCCGGGAACCAGTTTTTCCTACAACCGCCGTTATCAGCGGCCACTGAACCTGGTTCCGACCATTGGGCCGAAGGAGCACAAGCAGTTCCGCATCAGCTACAGCTTGTTGTCGGATAAGGCCGCGGTGGACAAGGCCTTGAAGCAGGTGAGCGAGATTCAGGCCGGGCGCGAGACCGAGGTGCGGCAGACGCCGTTGGTTGATCTGACCAAGGGGTGA
- a CDS encoding tautomerase family protein translates to MPFARISLHQGKSAEYLRALSEGLHEALVESFEVPKTDRFQVIHQHAAGELIFDPHYLGGPRSHDFVLIAITAGRPRSAETKQRFYRDLVEKLGRATGLNAEDVMVVITTTASDEWSFAGGRGN, encoded by the coding sequence ATGCCCTTTGCCCGAATTTCATTGCACCAGGGGAAGTCTGCGGAGTATCTGCGGGCATTGTCCGAGGGATTACACGAGGCCCTGGTCGAGAGCTTCGAAGTGCCGAAGACTGACCGGTTTCAGGTCATTCACCAGCATGCGGCCGGCGAACTGATATTTGATCCCCACTACCTGGGCGGACCGCGCAGCCATGACTTTGTGCTGATCGCGATCACCGCTGGCCGTCCACGAAGTGCTGAGACGAAACAGCGCTTTTACCGCGATCTGGTCGAGAAGCTGGGGCGGGCCACGGGGCTGAACGCAGAGGATGTGATGGTGGTCATCACCACCACGGCCAGCGATGAGTGGTCATTTGCGGGAGGACGGGGCAACTAG
- a CDS encoding carboxymuconolactone decarboxylase family protein encodes MSASTVNGPDSPSSYPQKFTELTDKVLFADMWNRPQLKPRDRSLVTVAALVALYRLEQLPFHFKRARDNGLAVDELAEVITHLAFYSGWPTAASALNLLSELQACQPTCQE; translated from the coding sequence ATGAGTGCATCAACAGTCAACGGGCCGGACAGCCCGAGTAGCTACCCGCAAAAATTTACCGAACTCACCGACAAGGTGCTGTTTGCCGACATGTGGAACCGTCCACAACTCAAGCCCCGGGATCGCAGTCTGGTGACGGTGGCCGCCTTGGTGGCGCTGTACCGTCTGGAGCAACTGCCCTTCCATTTCAAACGTGCGCGGGACAATGGTCTGGCTGTCGATGAACTGGCGGAAGTCATCACCCATCTGGCGTTTTACTCCGGATGGCCAACCGCTGCGTCGGCGCTGAACCTGCTCAGTGAACTACAGGCTTGCCAGCCAACTTGTCAGGAGTAA
- a CDS encoding LysR substrate-binding domain-containing protein yields MRRPTFDLEVLRTFVTGVEYNSFAKAADRLGRSTSAVSAQMKKLEEQVGTPILAKSGRGLVLTAMGETLLSHARRLLELNDGIFQTLRENQTAGTLRLGLQEDFGEHFLSDILRRFVQTYPRVNLEIRIARNAELLALVESAGLDLALAWDTGHLPPHATRLGETPMHWIGARDRPQASTLDNAPLPLILFDAPCVMRSTATQALDGAKIPWRIALTSPSVGGLWAAVAAGLGLTLRTRIGLPSHLSVVSGLPALPSLGYVLHSSGEELPPAARFLAALIKTSLQEQAFVSR; encoded by the coding sequence ATGCGCCGTCCCACCTTCGATCTCGAGGTATTGCGGACCTTCGTCACCGGCGTCGAGTACAACAGTTTTGCCAAGGCGGCGGATCGACTTGGTCGGTCGACGTCTGCGGTCAGCGCCCAAATGAAGAAACTCGAAGAACAGGTCGGTACGCCGATATTGGCCAAATCCGGGCGCGGACTGGTCCTGACCGCCATGGGGGAAACACTGCTCAGCCATGCCCGTCGGCTGCTGGAGCTGAACGATGGGATCTTCCAGACGCTGCGCGAAAACCAGACCGCCGGGACCCTGCGTCTGGGGCTGCAAGAGGACTTCGGGGAACATTTCCTGAGCGATATCCTGCGACGCTTCGTGCAGACGTATCCACGGGTCAATCTCGAAATCCGGATCGCCCGAAATGCCGAACTCCTTGCTCTGGTCGAAAGCGCCGGTCTGGACCTGGCGTTGGCCTGGGACACCGGGCACTTGCCGCCTCATGCCACACGGCTGGGCGAAACCCCGATGCACTGGATCGGAGCCCGCGATCGGCCACAGGCATCAACCCTGGATAACGCGCCGTTACCCTTGATCCTGTTTGACGCGCCTTGCGTAATGCGCAGCACCGCCACCCAGGCGCTGGATGGCGCAAAAATACCCTGGCGGATTGCCCTGACCAGCCCCAGCGTCGGTGGTCTGTGGGCAGCGGTCGCCGCCGGACTGGGGCTGACGCTGCGCACCCGGATCGGACTGCCGTCCCATCTCAGCGTAGTCTCGGGCCTGCCCGCGCTGCCAAGCCTTGGCTATGTGCTGCACAGCAGTGGCGAAGAACTGCCACCTGCTGCCCGGTTTTTGGCTGCATTGATCAAGACGAGTCTGCAAGAACAGGCATTCGTTTCTCGATGA
- a CDS encoding DUF6632 domain-containing protein yields MTAVDCLRYLRIALVLTGLACLALYPLMLLWPSGWAWHDGHSDYPMMIVGLYATLGVFLIRSARDPLANLSLIWFTVWSSAVHGAIMAVQALTQPAQMGHLVGDVPALFIVAIALAILTCGLSAEHA; encoded by the coding sequence ATGACCGCCGTCGATTGCCTCAGGTATTTGCGCATCGCGCTGGTCTTGACTGGCCTGGCGTGCCTTGCGCTCTACCCGCTCATGTTGCTTTGGCCGTCCGGCTGGGCCTGGCACGACGGTCACTCGGACTACCCGATGATGATCGTTGGCCTCTACGCCACCCTTGGGGTTTTCCTCATTCGATCCGCACGTGACCCCTTGGCCAATCTGAGCCTGATCTGGTTCACCGTGTGGTCCAGCGCCGTACACGGGGCGATCATGGCTGTCCAGGCGCTCACCCAGCCAGCGCAGATGGGGCACTTGGTCGGTGACGTGCCGGCGCTGTTCATCGTGGCGATTGCCTTGGCCATCTTGACCTGCGGGCTGTCCGCCGAACACGCTTGA
- a CDS encoding GNAT family N-acetyltransferase, whose protein sequence is MEIKIDVLGSPTEKDKGVLNNRFSEYLRIQYPNLPPESEDKIFMVVAHDEVGDYIGAISCNCYWDGLEIDTFWVKESHRGKKVGSMLLEKAEAIGANNGAVVAFLKTVDAKKFYERHGYEIYGVLEDRPIGTNLYHLKKRLVKHA, encoded by the coding sequence ATGGAAATCAAGATTGATGTATTGGGTTCTCCAACAGAAAAGGATAAAGGAGTTCTGAATAATAGGTTTTCAGAATATCTTCGAATTCAATATCCAAATCTGCCACCAGAATCGGAAGATAAAATATTTATGGTGGTTGCACACGATGAAGTAGGCGACTACATCGGTGCAATAAGCTGTAACTGTTACTGGGATGGCTTAGAAATTGACACCTTTTGGGTTAAGGAATCTCATCGCGGTAAAAAAGTAGGATCTATGCTTTTGGAAAAAGCAGAAGCGATTGGTGCCAACAATGGAGCAGTAGTTGCATTCTTAAAAACCGTTGATGCTAAAAAGTTCTATGAGCGGCATGGATATGAGATTTATGGTGTTCTTGAGGATCGCCCAATCGGGACTAACCTGTATCATTTAAAGAAACGGCTAGTAAAACATGCATAA
- a CDS encoding tyrosine-type recombinase/integrase, with protein MNTATRSRHQPWNKGKLVGQKAPLRIRDIWAIRIRRQLAEKTRDLALFNLAIDSKLRACDLTKRRVRDIAHGEHVSSRAIVMQQKTQHPVQFEITEQTRTVLEAWRHRARLRSEDFLFPSRLHDSDHLSTRQYARIVKAWVAAIGLDPTMYGTHTLRRTKASLIYRRTKNLRAVQRLLGHTKLESTVRYLGIEVDDALEMAEQTEV; from the coding sequence ATGAATACCGCTACTAGATCCCGCCATCAGCCTTGGAACAAGGGAAAGCTTGTCGGGCAGAAAGCCCCGCTCCGAATCAGAGATATCTGGGCCATCCGGATCAGACGCCAGCTTGCAGAGAAGACACGTGATTTGGCGCTTTTCAACTTGGCCATCGACAGCAAACTACGTGCCTGTGACTTAACCAAGCGGCGAGTCCGAGACATCGCCCATGGGGAGCATGTGTCGTCACGGGCCATCGTGATGCAGCAGAAAACTCAGCATCCAGTGCAATTCGAAATCACTGAACAAACCCGAACGGTATTGGAAGCTTGGAGGCATCGGGCGCGTCTCCGAAGCGAGGATTTTTTGTTTCCGAGCCGCTTGCACGACTCAGACCATCTTTCCACCAGACAGTACGCTCGAATAGTCAAAGCGTGGGTGGCCGCGATTGGCCTTGACCCAACCATGTACGGTACTCACACGCTACGGCGAACCAAGGCATCGTTGATCTATCGCAGGACGAAGAATCTGAGAGCTGTCCAACGCCTGCTTGGTCATACGAAACTCGAAAGCACTGTCAGGTACTTGGGCATCGAGGTCGATGATGCTTTGGAAATGGCGGAGCAGACAGAGGTTTAA
- a CDS encoding DMT family transporter: MQSTFSKGVVFALCAAALNATIGVLSKVLMSSGFSASSVAFIKTVLGCLLLSSLLFFLRRPGPSIKWTQSAICAFLGIFVLFHFETAAYRHYAAAGVVVILMASASISSIILGRMFLKDAITANATVGAALAIAGIAVIFGADLQQGFTLQGAALAAMGGCGYGAFSVAMKRMGVSGGLHFTRQLLFFGSLYLLMPAAADGFAIGELSPLAIAALLALATLPTILGFFCTTKAIEYLKPSQVQALELTEPLFAALLAFVALNEVPRDSLYAGATLIIAGLCFSNELIRLGRKGAVASTE; the protein is encoded by the coding sequence ATGCAATCGACTTTCAGCAAAGGCGTCGTCTTTGCGCTCTGCGCTGCGGCACTGAACGCCACCATCGGTGTACTCAGCAAAGTACTGATGAGCAGTGGTTTCAGCGCCAGCAGTGTGGCTTTCATCAAGACCGTTTTGGGTTGCCTGCTGCTGTCGAGCCTGTTGTTTTTCCTCAGGCGTCCGGGGCCGTCGATTAAATGGACTCAGTCGGCCATCTGCGCATTCCTCGGCATCTTTGTGCTGTTCCATTTCGAAACCGCCGCCTACCGACACTACGCGGCCGCCGGTGTGGTGGTGATACTGATGGCCAGCGCGTCGATCTCCTCGATTATTCTGGGGCGGATGTTTCTTAAGGACGCCATCACCGCCAACGCCACCGTCGGCGCCGCACTGGCGATCGCCGGGATCGCGGTAATCTTCGGCGCCGACCTGCAGCAAGGCTTTACCCTGCAAGGTGCCGCGCTCGCCGCCATGGGCGGCTGCGGCTATGGGGCCTTTTCGGTGGCCATGAAGCGGATGGGCGTGTCCGGAGGACTGCACTTCACCCGCCAATTGCTGTTCTTTGGCAGCCTGTACCTGCTGATGCCGGCGGCGGCCGATGGTTTCGCGATCGGCGAGCTGTCGCCGTTGGCAATCGCCGCCCTGCTGGCCCTGGCCACGCTGCCGACCATCCTCGGTTTCTTCTGCACCACCAAAGCCATCGAGTATCTCAAGCCCTCCCAGGTACAGGCACTGGAGCTCACCGAACCCCTGTTCGCTGCCCTGCTGGCGTTTGTCGCGCTCAACGAAGTACCCCGCGACAGCCTGTACGCGGGGGCGACGCTGATCATCGCCGGGCTGTGTTTCTCCAACGAATTGATTCGCCTGGGCAGGAAGGGAGCTGTGGCTTCGACAGAGTGA